The following is a genomic window from Geobacillus subterraneus.
AAAAGAATTTGCGGCCATTACGTTTTTGGCGTTGGCGGCTTCGCAGTTTCGCGATGTGCGCAACATGGAGCGCAACACGCTGAATGAGCTGGATCAGTATGAACTAGTGCCGCGCGGAAAAACGTATATTGAAGGCATTGCGATTGTCTTTGAAGGGCGGAACTATTTAGTCATTTTCGTTTCCTTTTTATCCACGCTCTTTTATTTAGTCTGGAACGTTTGGGCTGCGCTCGTGGCCAGCGCCATCGGCATGATGGTGGCGCGGCGGTTTATGAGCGGAAGCCGGCTGAAAGATATCGCCGATGTGAAATATGTCAAACCCCATTTTGAGGGGGCAGGGCTGTATGTCGACAACATCTACATTATGAACATCGGCTTGCCGGCGCGGAGGGAAGAAATTTTGCGCTACGGGATGGGCTTTATTTTGACGCCGAAAAACTTCAACGCCCGAACAACGATCGCCAACCTCGGGCAGCGGCAAGCGATTTTGCACGATGTATCGACAGCGCTCGGCATTTATCGGGACTCGGGAACGCCGGCGCTCGTGCCGCTTGCCAAGCGCGATTTAAACGATGGACGCGTCGGCATTTTTATTTTGCCGCAAGTTGAGGATGTCGAGAAGGCGAAGGCGGTCATTGAAAACGTCCCGGTGCTTGAGAGCGCCATTCGCATGCCGGCGAAACGGCGGTGGAAACGGAGAGGGGGCGGCGGTGATGACGCATGAAAAAATGATTTTGGCCATCATTACGACCAACGGCGAAAACGTTGCCGGCGGCGCCCCGATTTTTATTTGCCGCACAAGGGAGGAAATGGAGCGGATCGCTGCCAATTTAGAGGCCATTTTAGACGGCATCGCCCATGAACTGAGCGACGGGCTGCTTGTGATCGTCAAGCATTAAAGCGGTTGTTGGACGTTTCGCTTTTTGATAAAATAAAGCAGTTGTAGCATGTCCTGGTTCATCGCCAAAAGTTATCCTTGATGTGTAAAACGAGGCACGTTCATGCCCCTTCAATGGAC
Proteins encoded in this region:
- a CDS encoding YIEGIA family protein produces the protein MNEYTFPILYGVAAGVLTRLYLLRTDYRQYPTYLHGRTIHIALGVIAAGLGTVAVPAIMEKEFAAITFLALAASQFRDVRNMERNTLNELDQYELVPRGKTYIEGIAIVFEGRNYLVIFVSFLSTLFYLVWNVWAALVASAIGMMVARRFMSGSRLKDIADVKYVKPHFEGAGLYVDNIYIMNIGLPARREEILRYGMGFILTPKNFNARTTIANLGQRQAILHDVSTALGIYRDSGTPALVPLAKRDLNDGRVGIFILPQVEDVEKAKAVIENVPVLESAIRMPAKRRWKRRGGGGDDA
- a CDS encoding capping complex subunit for YIEGIA, coding for MTHEKMILAIITTNGENVAGGAPIFICRTREEMERIAANLEAILDGIAHELSDGLLVIVKH